In Leptospira wolbachii serovar Codice str. CDC, a single genomic region encodes these proteins:
- a CDS encoding helix-turn-helix domain-containing protein has translation MDLRFQFVLDSFQNDVNFTQLCAQYGISTKCGYKWKERFLKEGRDGLLDKKRTPKNSPAKIAEETILEIIKIKNNKKFWGAKKILELYKAKFPDRRPPNRSTVERILKKAGLLEKKKN, from the coding sequence GTGGATTTAAGATTTCAATTTGTTCTGGATAGCTTCCAGAATGACGTCAATTTTACTCAGCTTTGTGCTCAGTATGGCATCTCTACTAAGTGTGGATACAAGTGGAAAGAAAGGTTCTTGAAGGAAGGGAGAGATGGTCTTCTGGATAAGAAGAGAACTCCTAAGAACTCTCCCGCTAAGATTGCAGAAGAAACAATTCTAGAAATCATTAAGATCAAAAATAACAAGAAGTTCTGGGGTGCTAAGAAAATACTCGAACTCTATAAAGCTAAATTCCCAGATAGAAGACCTCCTAACAGATCTACCGTTGAACGCATTCTTAAGAAGGCAGGCCTACTTGAGAAAAAAAAGAATTAG